The proteins below are encoded in one region of Ereboglobus luteus:
- a CDS encoding ATP-binding cassette domain-containing protein produces the protein MSSAQLTLTDIEFSYPGMGAPIFENLTVQFPARTWTGIVGANGSGKTTLLQIATGALAPAHGSAHANGLALYVAQRTDDPPPFFEDFIWAPDASALKSRLRIGDDWPERWHTLSHGERKRAQIATAFWREPAILALDEPTNHIDSDARALLIQVLKNYHGAGILVSHDRELLDELCTRCLMLDHGRATLRPGNITEALAQQDIEEQTAQNESDALKHAAARLRAEAQRRRVIAEQKAAAARGSHQKKLTKNDPDGRAMRGLAKLTGKDAYANKLAGQMRGRAARVEKERASIQVTKRYETGIWIDGASYSPRDFLLRLPAGKLPLGENENRHLHFPELAIGGADRIALTGANGSGKSTLIRHILSNLQIPGDKLVRVPQEISAEDSRALLEKIKLHPNDERGRIMTTISRLGSRPARLLESAQPSPGEVRKLLLSLGIVRGPHLIVMDEPTNHMDLPSILCLEEALADCPCAMLLVSHDRAFLKKITRQRWHLAALPNGDTNLEILPALDEE, from the coding sequence ATGTCTTCCGCACAACTCACGCTCACCGACATCGAGTTTTCCTATCCCGGCATGGGCGCGCCAATCTTTGAAAACCTGACCGTGCAATTTCCCGCCCGCACCTGGACCGGCATCGTCGGCGCAAACGGCTCCGGCAAAACCACGCTGCTCCAAATCGCCACCGGCGCGCTCGCGCCCGCGCACGGCAGCGCGCACGCAAACGGCCTCGCGCTCTACGTCGCCCAGCGCACCGACGACCCGCCGCCGTTCTTCGAGGATTTCATCTGGGCGCCCGACGCCTCCGCGCTCAAATCGCGCCTGCGCATCGGCGACGACTGGCCCGAGCGCTGGCACACACTCAGCCACGGCGAGCGCAAGCGCGCGCAAATCGCGACGGCCTTCTGGAGGGAGCCCGCCATCCTCGCGCTCGACGAACCGACCAACCACATCGACTCCGACGCGCGCGCACTTCTCATCCAAGTCCTGAAAAACTACCACGGCGCCGGCATCCTCGTCAGCCACGACCGCGAACTCCTCGACGAACTCTGCACCCGGTGCCTCATGCTCGACCATGGACGCGCCACGCTCCGCCCCGGAAACATCACCGAGGCGCTCGCCCAGCAGGACATTGAGGAGCAAACCGCGCAAAACGAAAGCGACGCGCTCAAACACGCCGCCGCCCGTCTGCGCGCCGAGGCGCAGCGCCGCCGCGTCATCGCCGAGCAAAAAGCCGCCGCCGCCCGCGGCTCGCACCAGAAAAAGCTCACCAAAAACGACCCTGACGGACGCGCCATGCGCGGCCTCGCCAAACTCACCGGCAAGGACGCCTACGCCAACAAACTCGCCGGGCAAATGCGCGGCCGCGCCGCCCGGGTCGAAAAAGAGCGCGCCTCCATCCAAGTCACCAAGCGTTACGAAACCGGCATCTGGATCGACGGCGCATCCTACTCGCCGCGCGACTTCCTGCTGCGCCTGCCCGCGGGCAAGCTCCCGCTCGGCGAAAACGAAAACCGCCATCTGCATTTTCCCGAGCTCGCCATCGGCGGCGCCGACCGCATCGCGCTCACCGGCGCAAACGGCTCCGGCAAAAGCACGCTCATCCGGCACATCCTCTCCAACCTACAAATCCCCGGGGACAAACTCGTGCGCGTGCCACAGGAAATTTCCGCGGAGGATTCGCGCGCGCTGTTGGAAAAAATCAAACTGCACCCCAACGACGAGCGCGGCCGCATCATGACAACGATCAGCCGACTCGGCTCGCGCCCCGCCCGCCTGCTTGAAAGCGCGCAGCCCAGCCCCGGCGAAGTGCGCAAGCTCCTGCTCTCGCTCGGCATCGTGCGCGGCCCGCACCTGATCGTGATGGACGAACCCACGAACCACATGGACCTGCCGAGCATTCTCTGCCTCGAGGAAGCGCTCGCGGATTGCCCTTGCGCCATGCTGCTCGTCAGCCATGACCGCGCCTTCCTGAAAAAAATAACCCGCCAGCGCTGGCATCTAGCCGCCCTTCCCAACGGCGACACCAATCTGGAAATCCTGCCCGCGCTGGACGAGGAATAG
- a CDS encoding restriction endonuclease yields MEVTVGKLNPDIVAQWVEQDCQQTDYLPVRDVLAISLRNRIPNLSEEQASEYSEELTQEVCKSLESRIYQYAQDGIIAPFKIDSDEGANYIKSSSTVESDLLLELRKRSSEIFELFCKVILSKLYAEAFVVGGSHDGGVDFYAIGLPWDNLTNPMPPSSKALVIGQSKRYKKNNTVGECEIREFIGGAINQADELRRKHPDRVGLLTPLLLAFWTTGDFSVSAKKYARKLGLWYLNGIGLAQLATRLGLQVADLDNLYNQQNTSGLAF; encoded by the coding sequence TTGAGCAAGATTGCCAACAAACAGACTATCTACCAGTCCGTGATGTTCTGGCTATATCATTACGCAATCGAATCCCTAATTTATCTGAAGAACAAGCATCAGAGTATTCAGAAGAGCTCACTCAAGAAGTATGCAAATCACTAGAGTCTCGCATATATCAATATGCGCAAGATGGCATTATTGCGCCTTTTAAAATAGACTCTGATGAAGGAGCTAATTATATTAAATCCTCGTCAACTGTTGAGTCGGATTTACTGTTGGAATTACGAAAACGATCATCTGAAATATTCGAATTATTCTGCAAAGTGATTCTTTCAAAACTTTATGCGGAGGCATTTGTAGTAGGTGGATCACACGATGGAGGGGTGGATTTTTACGCAATAGGTTTACCGTGGGATAATTTGACAAATCCCATGCCTCCGTCCTCTAAAGCTTTGGTTATTGGACAATCAAAACGATACAAAAAAAACAATACTGTTGGTGAATGTGAAATCCGAGAATTTATTGGAGGGGCTATAAATCAGGCTGATGAACTTCGTCGAAAGCATCCTGATCGCGTTGGCTTACTAACGCCTCTCTTACTTGCATTTTGGACAACAGGCGATTTTTCTGTAAGCGCTAAAAAATATGCTCGAAAATTAGGCCTATGGTATTTGAACGGAATCGGATTAGCTCAATTAGCCACTCGCCTTGGATTGCAAGTAGCAGATTTAGATAATTTATATAATCAGCAAAATACCTCAGGCCTTGCTTTTTGA
- a CDS encoding amino acid ABC transporter substrate-binding protein, with translation MRLFSVLVALAASLLFAACGKNDSARTGASGSAQNQKIVVGLDDSFPPMGFRDEQHNIVGFDIDMAREAFKRMGCAVEFKPIDWNSKEAELSSKRIDVIWNGLTILEERKEKIAFTDPYMENHQVIVVSSKSPIRTKDALAGKVIGIQEGSSAIDAVKRDTKAFESFSEMKTYADNVTALMDLEIGRLDAVVVDEVVGRYYVAKKPENYVILWEHFGTEEYGIGVRKDDTDLLERLQNVLNEMKRDGTAVHISRAWFGGNVIK, from the coding sequence ATTAGACTCTTTTCCGTCCTGGTCGCGCTGGCTGCGAGCCTTCTTTTCGCGGCTTGCGGCAAAAATGATTCCGCTCGGACGGGCGCTTCCGGCAGCGCGCAAAACCAAAAAATCGTCGTCGGACTCGACGACAGTTTTCCGCCCATGGGCTTTCGCGACGAGCAGCACAACATCGTCGGCTTCGACATAGACATGGCTCGCGAGGCGTTCAAGCGCATGGGTTGCGCCGTCGAGTTCAAGCCCATCGACTGGAACTCCAAGGAGGCGGAGCTCTCCAGCAAGCGCATCGATGTCATCTGGAACGGCCTCACAATCCTCGAGGAGCGCAAGGAGAAAATCGCCTTCACCGATCCCTACATGGAGAACCACCAAGTCATCGTCGTCTCGTCGAAATCCCCCATTCGCACGAAGGACGCGCTGGCCGGCAAAGTCATCGGAATCCAGGAGGGCAGCAGCGCGATTGACGCCGTCAAGCGCGACACCAAGGCATTTGAAAGTTTCAGTGAAATGAAAACATACGCCGACAACGTCACCGCGCTCATGGACTTGGAAATTGGACGCCTCGACGCCGTCGTCGTGGACGAGGTTGTGGGCCGTTATTACGTCGCCAAAAAACCGGAAAATTACGTCATCCTCTGGGAACACTTTGGCACCGAGGAATACGGCATCGGTGTGCGCAAGGACGACACCGACCTTCTCGAGCGCCTGCAAAATGTGCTCAACGAAATGAAACGGGACGGCACCGCCGTGCACATCTCCCGTGCGTGGTTTGGCGGAAACGTCATCAAATAA
- a CDS encoding DEAD/DEAH box helicase: MLRIYLPPNLPAAAARDAIPIKLEIDLAAPPAAALLPALALIQTWCNSQKPPAFIQLTRAQLRQLIAALAGQPLFFWINKPAVSLAWNDAALQGASEHLQEAGEPEARIPEARKPESGNRKPNLSASSSSGTLASGLLVDGSEHYLAISLPSRESVSYHTILDLLKTNGFALEPSNRKWWLRNRHKVLNFLAAHGDDLRDTYHAGFTDNFKKNTARITRAEVACDATPAASGGYDLTLGLRAEGVSENKIHDAIASSRSYLEDAENKRIYLVPPAQLDRLARAQNALASDNTGLAPAARRTHRIPAAALAEAEGIIEEIAPHFQPPAAWRARSEALRNLSKLAPAPLPAQLDALLRPYQRIGAAWLWHLRNHKLGGILADEMGLGKTLQALALLAAAHSESPGSGAAPGLVVCPASLVENWRREAAHFTPRLRAFIHHGNNRLARAADAASHDLIITSYGTLARDSAFFSKIEFDILIADEAQHLKNRRTQNARTLRSLRARSRFLLTGTPLENSLDDLRSLFEVLMPGYLAPVPPGARGDERAWHDERLRARTAPYILRRTKTAVAPELPEKIEQVIYCELEPAQAALYRDVQQNTERELLALETSGASENAIRLATLTQLLRLRQVCCDPRLLGRAKPPAEPVRDAAHPEGSPYPDSGSSTILSPDSSNFASAKLAAFREILSEAIDDGHRLLVFSQFTKLLALVREELDAQQIPFAYLDGSMSVRARQAEVDRFNNPPAGAPEPPVFLISLKAGGTGLNLTAADTVVHFDPWWNPAVEAQATDRAHRIGQKRVVTSYKLICSGTVEEKVLQLQESKRALLSDVFEASDALSAKLTLTDLKSLLA, from the coding sequence ATGCTCCGTATTTATCTGCCGCCCAATCTTCCCGCCGCCGCCGCGCGCGATGCGATTCCGATCAAACTCGAAATCGATCTCGCCGCTCCGCCAGCCGCGGCATTGCTCCCCGCGCTCGCGCTCATCCAAACGTGGTGCAACTCGCAAAAACCGCCCGCCTTCATCCAACTCACCCGCGCCCAACTGCGCCAGCTCATCGCCGCCCTCGCCGGACAACCGCTGTTTTTCTGGATAAACAAACCCGCCGTTTCTCTCGCATGGAATGACGCCGCCCTTCAAGGCGCCAGCGAGCATTTGCAAGAGGCCGGGGAACCGGAGGCAAGAATTCCAGAGGCCAGAAAGCCAGAAAGCGGCAACCGAAAACCCAACCTCTCCGCGTCTTCCTCCTCCGGCACTCTGGCATCCGGCCTTCTGGTCGACGGCTCCGAGCACTACCTCGCCATCTCGCTGCCCAGCCGCGAATCCGTTTCCTACCACACAATACTCGATTTGCTCAAAACCAACGGCTTCGCGCTCGAACCGTCGAATCGCAAATGGTGGCTGCGCAACCGCCACAAAGTCCTGAATTTCCTCGCCGCCCACGGCGACGATCTCCGCGACACCTACCACGCCGGGTTCACCGACAACTTCAAGAAGAACACCGCCCGCATCACTCGCGCCGAAGTTGCCTGCGACGCCACGCCCGCCGCCTCCGGCGGCTACGACCTGACCCTCGGACTCCGCGCGGAGGGTGTGTCCGAAAACAAAATACACGACGCCATCGCCTCCAGCCGCTCCTATCTTGAGGACGCCGAAAACAAACGCATCTACCTCGTCCCGCCCGCGCAACTCGACCGGCTCGCGCGCGCGCAAAACGCCCTCGCATCGGACAACACCGGCCTTGCGCCCGCCGCGCGCCGCACGCATCGCATCCCCGCCGCCGCGCTCGCCGAGGCCGAGGGCATAATCGAGGAAATCGCCCCGCACTTCCAGCCGCCCGCCGCCTGGCGCGCGCGCAGCGAGGCGCTCCGCAATCTTTCCAAGCTCGCGCCCGCGCCCCTGCCCGCGCAACTCGACGCCCTGCTCCGCCCCTACCAGCGCATCGGCGCCGCCTGGCTCTGGCATCTCCGCAACCACAAGCTCGGCGGAATCCTCGCCGACGAGATGGGGCTCGGCAAAACCCTTCAGGCGCTCGCGCTACTCGCCGCCGCGCACTCGGAATCACCGGGCTCCGGCGCGGCGCCCGGTCTCGTCGTGTGCCCCGCCAGCCTCGTCGAAAATTGGCGGCGCGAGGCCGCGCATTTCACCCCGCGGCTCCGCGCATTCATCCATCACGGCAACAACCGCCTCGCCCGCGCGGCCGACGCGGCCTCGCACGACCTGATCATCACCTCCTACGGCACGCTCGCCCGAGACAGCGCGTTTTTTTCAAAAATCGAATTCGACATTCTCATCGCCGACGAGGCCCAGCATCTCAAAAACCGCCGCACGCAAAACGCGCGCACACTCCGATCCCTTCGCGCCCGCTCGCGTTTTCTGCTCACCGGCACGCCGCTCGAAAACTCGCTCGACGACCTCCGCTCGCTTTTCGAAGTCCTGATGCCCGGCTACCTCGCCCCCGTTCCGCCCGGCGCGCGCGGCGACGAACGCGCATGGCACGACGAGCGCCTCCGCGCCCGCACCGCGCCCTACATTCTGCGCCGCACCAAGACCGCCGTCGCCCCCGAGCTTCCCGAGAAAATCGAGCAGGTCATCTACTGCGAACTCGAGCCCGCCCAAGCCGCCCTCTATCGCGACGTGCAGCAAAACACCGAGCGCGAACTTCTCGCCCTCGAAACCAGTGGCGCCAGTGAAAACGCAATCCGCCTCGCCACGCTCACCCAGCTTCTCCGCCTCCGCCAAGTCTGCTGCGACCCGAGGCTGCTAGGTAGGGCGAAGCCTCCGGCTGAGCCGGTGCGGGATGCGGCTCACCCGGAGGGTTCGCCCTACCCTGACAGCGGCTCCTCCACCATCCTATCTCCGGACTCCTCCAATTTTGCCTCCGCGAAACTGGCCGCCTTCCGCGAAATCCTCTCCGAGGCCATCGACGACGGACACCGCCTGCTCGTTTTTTCCCAGTTCACAAAACTCCTAGCACTCGTCCGCGAGGAGCTCGACGCGCAGCAAATCCCCTTCGCCTATCTCGACGGCTCCATGTCCGTTCGCGCGCGCCAGGCCGAGGTTGACCGCTTCAACAATCCGCCCGCCGGCGCGCCCGAACCTCCCGTTTTTCTCATCTCGCTCAAGGCCGGCGGCACCGGCCTCAACCTCACCGCCGCCGACACCGTCGTGCACTTCGACCCGTGGTGGAATCCCGCAGTCGAGGCGCAGGCAACCGACCGCGCCCACCGCATCGGGCAAAAACGAGTCGTCACCAGCTACAAACTCATTTGCAGCGGCACCGTTGAGGAAAAGGTTCTCCAGCTTCAGGAAAGCAAACGCGCGCTGCTCTCCGACGTCTTCGAGGCAAGCGACGCACTCAGCGCAAAACTCACACTCACCGATCTCAAATCGTTGCTCGCATAA
- a CDS encoding amino acid ABC transporter permease, producing MDTLFNNIVPLLHGARVTLELFFITVILAMPLGLALALMRISRFRLLTAGVNAYIWLMRGTPLMLQMFFIYFALPNIPGFPIILPDFLTAVIAFTLNYAAYLSEVFRAGIQSIDKGQYEGAKVLGYTYLQTMRHIVMPQVIKRVLPPLSNETITLVKDTSLIYVLALSDLLKVVRGIVLRDFSPAPFVVAAVFYLLMTFLLTWVFQRMEKHYAVYD from the coding sequence ATGGACACTCTGTTCAACAACATCGTCCCGCTTCTCCACGGAGCCCGGGTCACGCTTGAGCTGTTTTTCATCACGGTGATTCTTGCGATGCCGCTCGGCCTCGCGCTCGCGCTCATGCGCATCTCGCGTTTTCGCCTGCTCACCGCCGGCGTCAACGCCTACATCTGGCTCATGCGCGGCACGCCGCTCATGCTGCAAATGTTCTTTATCTATTTCGCGCTGCCAAACATCCCCGGCTTTCCGATCATCCTCCCCGATTTTCTCACCGCAGTCATCGCCTTCACGCTCAACTACGCCGCATACCTTTCCGAGGTTTTCCGCGCAGGCATCCAGTCGATCGACAAGGGCCAGTATGAGGGAGCCAAGGTTCTCGGCTACACCTACCTGCAAACGATGCGCCACATCGTGATGCCGCAGGTCATCAAGCGCGTCCTTCCGCCCCTCAGCAACGAAACCATCACGCTCGTCAAGGACACCTCACTCATCTACGTACTCGCGCTCAGCGACCTGTTGAAAGTTGTCCGCGGCATCGTGCTCCGCGATTTCAGCCCCGCGCCCTTCGTCGTCGCGGCCGTCTTTTATTTGCTCATGACCTTCCTGCTCACCTGGGTCTTCCAGCGCATGGAAAAACACTACGCCGTCTATGACTGA
- the nifJ gene encoding pyruvate:ferredoxin (flavodoxin) oxidoreductase has translation MNATQAASETTKSKPATIDANEAVAHVAYKMTEVFTIYPITPSTPMAEFMDDWGVQKKTNLFGHIPEVVEMQSEAGAAGAMHGSLMGGTLTSTFTASQGLLLMIPNMFKIAGELTPCVMHVTARTLATHALSIFGDHSDVMACRQTGWAMLAANSPQEAHDMAAIAHAATLKSRVPFLHFFDGFRTSHEINTVHRISDDILRSMIDADALAAFRSRGLNPDAPAIRGTAQNPDVFFQARESCNKFYEAVPAIVQAEMDKFAAATGRKYGLVNYEGAPDAEHVIVIMGSGAETAAETAAWLNKKGQKTGVLSVNLYRPFPVDAFLKALPKTIKAIAVLDRTKEPGAFGEPLYLDVVAAVRHGEDKGMLSHQNSHIQIGGVYSSSAIREHTPATRIKITGGRYGLGSKEFTPPMVAAVYEEIAKDKPKQTFTIGINDDLTGLSLPYDNTLDIESLDETLTRAVFFGLGSDGTVGANKNTIKIIGVDAGKYAQGYFVYDSKKSGGFTVSHLRFGDRPIRAPYLIKNADFVGCHQFNLLDQQPVVDCASEGGILLINAPGDTETAWHRLSAETQREIIAKKLRVYAIDASAVARSAGLPANRTNTVMQVCFFKLSEVLPVDEAIDNIKKAAIKSYSKKGQEIVDQNLRAIDAALSALKEVKIPAAADSTALRQPPVPTDAPDFVRNVTGMILAGRGDDLPVSAFPVDGTWPSATAQYEKRNMAATVPEWDASICIQCNKCVQACPHAAIRAKFFDPALLSKAPEGFKSVPFKSTEYKGNNYVLQVAVEDCTGCELCVHVCPVKNKADPKKRAINMVEQYPIRERERANFKFFLDLPSIDRASFKADTPKNVQFLDPLFEFSGACAGCGETPYIKLVSQLFGDRAVIANATGCSSIYGGNLPTTPYTTNKDGRGPAWANSLFEDNAEFGLGMRLSMDRSADRAKRLLNALAAQIGQPLVDAILTADQSNDPAIAALRAKIAELKTALAGINDPQARELEKVADYLVKKSVWIFGGDGWAYDIGYGGLDHVIASGRNVNIMVLDTEVYSNTGGQCSKSTPLGATAKFAGGGKPTGKKDLALLATVYGNVYVARVAMGARDAQTLNAIREAESYDGPSLILAYAPCISHGFKAMYEGFDRQKLAVETGYWPLFRYDPRRAAEGKNPMQLDSAAPKGELSTFTRAENRYKLVARSVSPEQVAVFEAEAQKGVNDRFALYQRLADNGGDVKAAVAPTPAAPSAPAQK, from the coding sequence ATGAACGCAACTCAAGCCGCCTCCGAAACCACCAAATCCAAACCGGCCACCATCGACGCCAATGAAGCCGTCGCGCATGTCGCCTATAAAATGACGGAGGTCTTCACGATCTATCCCATCACGCCGTCCACCCCGATGGCGGAATTCATGGACGACTGGGGTGTTCAGAAAAAGACCAACCTCTTCGGTCACATCCCCGAAGTCGTTGAAATGCAATCCGAAGCCGGCGCCGCGGGCGCGATGCACGGCTCGCTCATGGGCGGCACGCTCACCAGCACTTTCACCGCCTCTCAGGGCCTCCTGCTCATGATCCCCAACATGTTCAAGATCGCCGGCGAACTCACCCCCTGCGTCATGCACGTCACCGCGCGCACCCTCGCCACGCACGCGCTCTCCATTTTCGGCGACCACTCCGACGTCATGGCCTGCCGCCAGACCGGTTGGGCAATGCTCGCCGCCAACTCCCCGCAGGAGGCGCACGACATGGCCGCCATCGCCCACGCCGCCACCCTCAAGTCGCGCGTCCCCTTCCTCCACTTCTTCGACGGCTTCCGCACCTCGCACGAAATCAACACCGTGCATCGCATTAGCGACGACATCCTCCGCTCGATGATCGATGCCGACGCGCTCGCCGCCTTCCGCTCCCGCGGCCTCAACCCCGACGCGCCCGCCATCCGCGGCACCGCCCAAAACCCCGACGTCTTTTTCCAGGCCCGCGAATCCTGCAATAAATTCTACGAAGCCGTCCCCGCCATCGTGCAGGCCGAGATGGACAAGTTCGCCGCCGCCACCGGCCGCAAATACGGCCTCGTCAACTACGAGGGCGCGCCCGACGCCGAGCACGTTATCGTCATCATGGGCTCCGGCGCCGAGACCGCCGCCGAGACCGCCGCATGGCTCAACAAAAAGGGCCAAAAAACCGGCGTCCTCTCCGTCAACCTCTACCGTCCGTTCCCCGTCGACGCCTTCCTCAAGGCGCTCCCGAAAACCATCAAGGCCATCGCCGTCCTCGACCGCACCAAGGAGCCCGGCGCGTTTGGCGAGCCCCTCTATCTCGACGTCGTCGCCGCCGTCCGCCACGGCGAGGATAAGGGAATGCTTTCTCATCAAAATTCGCACATTCAAATAGGTGGCGTATATAGCAGCAGCGCGATTCGAGAGCATACTCCAGCCACGCGCATCAAGATCACCGGCGGCCGCTACGGCCTCGGCTCCAAGGAATTCACGCCCCCGATGGTCGCCGCCGTTTACGAGGAAATCGCCAAGGACAAACCGAAACAAACCTTCACCATCGGCATCAACGACGACCTCACCGGCCTCTCGCTCCCCTACGACAACACCCTCGACATCGAAAGCCTCGACGAAACGCTCACCCGCGCCGTCTTCTTCGGCCTCGGTTCCGACGGCACAGTCGGCGCCAACAAAAACACCATCAAAATCATCGGTGTCGACGCCGGCAAATACGCCCAGGGCTACTTCGTTTACGACTCCAAGAAATCCGGCGGCTTCACCGTCTCGCATCTCCGCTTCGGCGACCGCCCCATCCGCGCGCCCTACCTCATCAAGAACGCCGACTTCGTGGGCTGCCACCAGTTCAACCTCCTCGACCAGCAACCCGTCGTCGATTGCGCCTCCGAGGGCGGCATCCTCCTCATCAACGCCCCCGGCGACACCGAAACCGCCTGGCACCGCCTCTCCGCCGAGACGCAGCGGGAAATCATCGCCAAAAAACTCCGCGTTTACGCGATCGACGCCAGTGCCGTCGCCCGCTCCGCCGGCCTCCCCGCCAACCGCACCAACACCGTCATGCAAGTGTGCTTCTTCAAACTGAGCGAAGTGCTCCCCGTTGACGAAGCCATCGACAACATCAAAAAGGCCGCGATCAAATCCTACTCGAAAAAAGGCCAGGAAATCGTTGACCAAAACCTCCGCGCCATCGACGCCGCCCTCTCCGCGCTCAAGGAAGTCAAGATTCCCGCCGCCGCCGACTCCACCGCGCTCCGCCAGCCCCCCGTGCCCACCGACGCGCCCGACTTCGTGCGCAACGTCACCGGCATGATCCTCGCCGGCCGCGGCGACGACCTCCCCGTCTCCGCATTTCCCGTTGACGGCACCTGGCCCTCCGCCACCGCCCAATACGAAAAACGCAACATGGCCGCCACGGTTCCCGAATGGGACGCCTCCATTTGCATCCAGTGCAACAAATGCGTGCAAGCCTGCCCGCACGCCGCCATCCGCGCCAAATTCTTCGACCCCGCGCTCCTCAGCAAGGCGCCCGAGGGCTTCAAGTCCGTGCCCTTCAAATCCACGGAATACAAGGGCAACAATTACGTCCTTCAAGTCGCCGTCGAGGATTGCACCGGCTGCGAACTCTGCGTGCACGTTTGCCCGGTCAAAAACAAGGCCGACCCGAAGAAACGCGCCATCAACATGGTCGAGCAATACCCGATCCGCGAACGCGAGCGCGCCAACTTCAAGTTCTTCCTCGACCTGCCCTCGATCGACCGCGCCAGCTTCAAGGCCGACACGCCGAAGAACGTGCAATTCCTCGACCCGCTCTTCGAGTTCTCCGGCGCCTGCGCCGGCTGCGGCGAGACACCCTACATCAAACTCGTCAGCCAGCTCTTCGGCGACCGCGCCGTCATCGCCAACGCCACCGGCTGCTCCTCCATCTACGGCGGCAACCTCCCGACCACGCCCTACACGACAAACAAGGACGGACGCGGCCCCGCCTGGGCCAACTCGCTCTTCGAGGACAACGCCGAATTCGGCCTCGGCATGCGCCTCTCGATGGACCGCAGCGCCGACCGCGCCAAGCGCCTCCTCAACGCCCTCGCCGCGCAAATCGGCCAGCCGCTCGTTGACGCCATCCTCACCGCCGACCAGTCGAACGATCCCGCCATCGCCGCGCTCCGCGCCAAGATTGCGGAACTGAAAACCGCCCTCGCCGGCATCAACGACCCGCAAGCCCGCGAACTCGAAAAAGTCGCCGACTACCTCGTCAAAAAATCCGTCTGGATCTTCGGTGGCGACGGCTGGGCCTACGACATCGGCTACGGTGGCCTCGACCACGTCATCGCCTCGGGCCGCAACGTGAACATCATGGTGCTCGACACCGAAGTCTATTCCAACACGGGAGGCCAGTGCTCGAAATCGACGCCCCTCGGTGCAACCGCGAAGTTCGCCGGCGGCGGCAAGCCCACCGGCAAGAAAGACCTCGCGCTCCTCGCCACCGTTTACGGCAACGTCTACGTGGCCCGCGTGGCCATGGGTGCCCGCGACGCGCAAACGCTCAACGCCATCCGCGAAGCCGAGTCCTACGACGGCCCCTCGCTCATCCTCGCCTACGCGCCCTGCATCTCGCACGGCTTCAAGGCCATGTATGAAGGCTTCGACCGCCAGAAACTCGCCGTGGAAACCGGCTATTGGCCGCTCTTCCGCTACGACCCGCGTCGCGCCGCAGAAGGCAAGAACCCGATGCAACTCGACAGCGCCGCGCCGAAAGGCGAGCTGAGCACGTTTACCCGCGCCGAAAACCGCTACAAACTGGTGGCCCGCTCCGTGTCGCCGGAGCAAGTGGCGGTGTTCGAAGCCGAGGCTCAAAAAGGAGTCAACGACCGCTTCGCCCTCTACCAGCGCCTCGCCGACAACGGCGGCGACGTCAAAGCGGCAGTCGCCCCGACACCCGCCGCGCCATCCGCGCCCGCGCAAAAGTAA
- a CDS encoding amino acid ABC transporter ATP-binding protein has product MIRAVDVRKSFGELQVLKGVSLDLAEREVVAIIGPSGSGKSTFLRCLNRLEKIDSGRIDIGGDNLAHTTPDGHCRHAPDSKVRRIRARMGMVFQHFNLFPHMTVLENVIAAPMTVARRARADILPEAEILLNKVGIWDKCDAYPSQISGGQKQRLAIARALAMRPEIMLFDEPTSSLDPELTGEVLRTMRQLAEARMTMLVVTHEMAFAREVANRVIFMDNGEILEARPSAEFFENPIHKRARAFLENML; this is encoded by the coding sequence ATGATCAGGGCGGTCGATGTCCGCAAAAGTTTCGGCGAGCTCCAAGTTCTCAAGGGCGTTTCGCTCGACCTCGCCGAACGCGAAGTGGTCGCCATCATCGGCCCCTCCGGCTCCGGCAAAAGCACATTCCTGCGCTGCCTCAACCGCCTCGAAAAAATCGACAGCGGGCGCATCGACATCGGGGGCGACAACCTCGCGCACACCACGCCCGACGGGCATTGCCGCCACGCGCCCGACTCCAAGGTCCGCCGCATCCGCGCGCGCATGGGAATGGTGTTCCAGCACTTCAACCTTTTCCCGCACATGACCGTGCTGGAAAACGTCATCGCCGCGCCGATGACCGTGGCCAGGCGCGCCCGCGCTGACATTCTCCCCGAGGCCGAAATCCTCCTCAACAAAGTCGGCATCTGGGACAAGTGCGACGCCTACCCCTCGCAAATTTCCGGCGGGCAAAAACAACGGCTCGCCATCGCCCGCGCCCTCGCCATGCGCCCCGAAATCATGCTCTTCGACGAACCCACGTCCTCGCTCGACCCCGAACTCACGGGCGAAGTCCTGCGCACCATGCGCCAGCTCGCCGAGGCCCGCATGACCATGCTCGTCGTCACGCACGAGATGGCTTTCGCCCGCGAAGTCGCCAACCGGGTTATTTTTATGGACAACGGCGAAATCCTAGAGGCGCGCCCCTCCGCCGAGTTTTTCGAGAACCCCATCCACAAGCGCGCCCGCGCATTCCTGGAAAACATGCTCTGA